In Streptomyces erythrochromogenes, the DNA window CTCAGGCGGATCGCCTCGGCGAGCTCTTCGGGGCCGCCGTCCAACTGGGCCCGTACGAAGGCCACCAGGTCGGTCGCGGTCGACCGCAGGGCGCCGGCGCCCGCCAGATCGGCGAGGTGCCACGGTGAGACGGGCCGCCCGCGCCGCGCGTGGCCCTGCGCGCTGCGTCGCGAACGGGCCCCGCCCAACGTCACGACGGTGTCCGTCATGCCCAACGGGGCGCAGATCTCCAGGGTGATGAGCGACTCGTAGTCCGTACCGGCCCGGCGCGCGAGGGCAAGCCCCAGCAGTCCGGCTCCGAGATTGGAGTAGCGGAAGCGCTTGCCCGGCACGGCCCCGAGGCGCGTCCTGGCTAGTCCGGCCAGCAGGGCGTCGGCCGTGCAGTCGGCGTACGGATCCGGCTTGGACGGGTGAAGCAGGGCCGGGAGCAGCATGCCCCGGGGCAGTCGCGGCAGGCCGGAGGTGTGGGTGGCCAGGTGCTGCAGGGAGATCTGCCGGCCGTCGCGCGACGGTACGGACGTCCCGGCGGGCAGCAGATCGGCGAGCGGCTCGTCCAGCCCCGCCCGGCCGGTGGACGCCAGCCGTGCCAGGGCCAGGGCCGTGAACGGCTTCGTCACCGAACCGATCTCGAACAGGGTGTCGGGCCCGGGGGTGCGGCCGTCGTCCGCGCCGGTGCTCCCGGCGCCCCGGATCTCCACGACGTCTTCCGCCACCGCGGCCACCACCACGCCGACGTGCTTCTCGGCCAGCCGGTCCGCGGTCTGCTGGGCGAGGGTTCCGAGTTCTTGTGCCATGACGAACATCATCGCGGCGCCGATCCTTCGGCCGGTGCGCCGGGATGATGATTTCCGGCGGCCGCTACTCAGACCTGAGCAGTACGGAACCAGCCGTGCCGTCCCATGGTGCGGTCGCTGTCGGTGTCGGACACCCCGCAGGTGACCAGTTGGGCGACCTGCTGTTCGCGCAAGGTGAGGCCGTACGCGTCCGTCAGGATCCCGATGACGTGCTCGGGACGGCCGCGGGTGGTGACGGGAGCGGAAACCGGCTTGCACCGCCCTGTCGCAGGCGTGAAGCTCGCCCCCATGACCACAGACCCTGTCGTGCGTCCGGCCCGGCCGGCCGATGCCCGTGCCTTGGCCGAGCTGCGCTGGACGTTCAAGCAGGAGGACTTCGGAGGGCGAGCGCCGACCCCCGCCCGGGACGTGGCAGAGGCCGAGCGGTGGATCCGCGACCGGCTCGGCGACGGCCGTTGGCTGGCCTGGGTCGCGGAGGGCGGGGGTGGAATCCGCGGTCACGTGTTCCTCTGCCTGGTGGAGCGGATGCCGGAGCCCTACGAGGACAACAACGCGGTCGGCTACGTCACGAACTTCTTCGTCATGCCGGCGTACCGGAACAAGGGGGTCGGCTCGGCCCTCCTCGCGGCGCTCCGGGAGCATGCACGCGGCGCCGGCCTCGACGGTCTGATCGTCTGGCCGTCGGAGCGCAGCGCCCCGCTCTACCAGCGCCTCGGATTCCTGCCCCCGGAGGAACTGCTGGAGCTTCCGCTCGGCACCTGACGGACCTGCGGCCGCCGTCGGCTCCGGCGGGAGCCGCTCCCGCCGGGGTCAACGGTGCGCCGGGGCGCCGTCGCCCATGGACATCAGGCCGCGCAGTCCGTCACGGAGCATCCCGGGATCGATCCCGCCGAACAGCGCCTGCTGGGTGATGTACCCCTGGGCCGCCGCGATGAGGGTCCGCGCGATGTGTTCCGCGGGGACGTCGGAGGGAAGCATGCCCGCCTTCCGGTAGCTCTCCACGAGCCC includes these proteins:
- a CDS encoding GNAT family N-acetyltransferase, which codes for MTTDPVVRPARPADARALAELRWTFKQEDFGGRAPTPARDVAEAERWIRDRLGDGRWLAWVAEGGGGIRGHVFLCLVERMPEPYEDNNAVGYVTNFFVMPAYRNKGVGSALLAALREHARGAGLDGLIVWPSERSAPLYQRLGFLPPEELLELPLGT
- a CDS encoding serine hydrolase domain-containing protein — encoded protein: MAQELGTLAQQTADRLAEKHVGVVVAAVAEDVVEIRGAGSTGADDGRTPGPDTLFEIGSVTKPFTALALARLASTGRAGLDEPLADLLPAGTSVPSRDGRQISLQHLATHTSGLPRLPRGMLLPALLHPSKPDPYADCTADALLAGLARTRLGAVPGKRFRYSNLGAGLLGLALARRAGTDYESLITLEICAPLGMTDTVVTLGGARSRRSAQGHARRGRPVSPWHLADLAGAGALRSTATDLVAFVRAQLDGGPEELAEAIRLSRSVEHRTSPFARVHLGWMAHRLHPRQGAHLQIWHNGGTGGFSSFVGFDPEKRLAVIALGNTSGRPVDRPAFDLLRTLQQERASEPN